A region of Gemmatimonadota bacterium DNA encodes the following proteins:
- a CDS encoding DUF2442 domain-containing protein, with the protein MPLHPRVVTVVPTGAFLVRLGFTDGLQATVDLAPWVAGKGGVFTALQDADFFAQVTVDREAGTICWPNGADLDPDVLYEVAR; encoded by the coding sequence ATGCCGCTACATCCTCGCGTGGTCACCGTCGTTCCGACCGGCGCGTTCCTCGTCCGTCTCGGCTTCACCGATGGCCTGCAGGCGACCGTCGACCTCGCCCCGTGGGTGGCGGGAAAAGGCGGCGTGTTCACCGCCCTCCAGGACGCCGACTTCTTCGCACAGGTGACGGTCGATCGCGAGGCCGGGACCATCTGCTGGCCCAACGGCGCTGACCTCGACCCCGATGTGCTGTACGAGGTGGCGCGGTAG
- a CDS encoding PKD domain-containing protein, whose protein sequence is MRYRSLATITLTLLGAACGGAAPSGPTQTGGPPAAIVVVSGDAQQAAPSAAVPSAVSVKVTDATGAAVGGVTVTFRVDSGGGRIAKSSVTTSVSGIASPGAWTLGSSEGRNVLMATVGDLPPLRIRAEAVLGAGSIPGQTIGAGGGTLEITTPGNPYQGLRLTVPAGAYASAGTWNITLATNAPTITLPAGFTAAGPALLMQTTQRRADRLMTLRIPVTRVAGTTPLFIMFDPLRNRMEMVPIVASDASSITVAAAHFNASLIAGPSAPGSLRGNGSLIGIEGYGIPVNATLDALGFSPADLEAAAASIWPVAETGSYAFPQGHGPAIPVMGILGTIQNQPFASTIKTVPNLGTLADTAALAGLVIMAKRHFNGTAPVSNVLSDIAALYASMSPTNRDEMTSLNLRGMLLTARLPQLVLFSERLSDVPTSRVGRSMFASVLRVTPSTLWFTAPADPSAPGQLTLGSSGFLSRAFKQTADGQSASAEAVLPVGGSFLFPLELYADVPGMVTNALNSVGNVRQTLNNQMAALAGFPTVTLEVQGTTGAGWAADDSPLVIRDTTAKIRAVCTNCTSAIPQYSEPTQQTVATSRGPCTGGALSIIGAGCGGSAIFDGLGLGNLSGAVLSTVNSADLVGQLQSAFRPLIPLNTPLLQRILKIQPATQTLATGVLGSFSAPVLDPPAKGFGMEWDWGDGTAKTLNQNVSTATHSYATSGMYTVTVTLKRSNTAILPGLTLAVAKAVVTVGVPVWKFTSMTVAISRSGPRISPLSVFRADSQHYTRMRDGLSEGGIYVIERDTTRVCTSCGQQTLTRGLYLVEGVSLTLSALSAPPVVAVLNQVINFSLLPAPGVKGWPVAGTAKLPVLPCTRDGDPGEFWTQTGDLVTGRVTGKTVHRCQGGYDDPNALLPMYATQIMSVDVTFAGDVATGTITGNYIGATDGSLDRAQLVVTFQARRVSQ, encoded by the coding sequence ATGCGGTACCGCTCCCTGGCAACGATCACCCTGACCCTGCTCGGCGCGGCCTGCGGCGGCGCGGCACCCAGCGGGCCGACGCAGACCGGGGGCCCGCCGGCGGCGATCGTCGTCGTGAGCGGTGACGCGCAGCAGGCCGCGCCGAGCGCCGCCGTCCCGAGCGCCGTCTCGGTCAAGGTCACCGACGCCACGGGAGCGGCCGTGGGCGGCGTGACCGTCACCTTCCGCGTCGACTCCGGCGGCGGCAGGATCGCCAAGAGCAGCGTCACCACCTCCGTCTCCGGCATCGCCTCGCCCGGCGCCTGGACCCTCGGCAGCAGCGAGGGCCGCAATGTCCTGATGGCCACCGTCGGCGACCTCCCGCCGCTCCGCATTCGGGCCGAGGCCGTGCTCGGCGCCGGGAGCATCCCGGGGCAGACCATCGGCGCCGGCGGCGGCACGCTCGAGATCACCACGCCGGGCAACCCCTACCAGGGACTCCGGCTCACCGTTCCCGCCGGCGCCTACGCGAGCGCTGGGACCTGGAACATCACCCTCGCCACCAATGCACCGACGATCACCCTCCCGGCCGGCTTCACCGCGGCCGGGCCGGCGCTGCTGATGCAGACCACGCAGCGGCGCGCCGACCGCCTCATGACGCTCCGCATTCCCGTCACGCGCGTCGCCGGGACGACGCCGCTCTTCATCATGTTCGACCCGCTGCGCAACCGGATGGAGATGGTGCCGATCGTCGCGAGCGACGCGTCGAGCATCACCGTCGCGGCGGCCCACTTCAATGCCTCGCTGATCGCCGGGCCGTCGGCACCCGGGTCGCTCCGCGGCAACGGCTCCCTGATCGGCATCGAGGGCTACGGCATCCCAGTGAATGCCACCCTCGACGCCCTGGGCTTCTCGCCCGCGGATCTCGAGGCGGCCGCCGCGAGTATCTGGCCTGTTGCGGAAACCGGATCGTACGCCTTCCCGCAGGGGCACGGCCCCGCGATCCCCGTGATGGGGATCCTCGGCACGATCCAGAATCAGCCGTTCGCCTCCACCATCAAGACCGTCCCCAACCTCGGCACCCTCGCCGATACCGCCGCACTCGCCGGTCTGGTCATCATGGCCAAACGGCACTTCAACGGCACCGCGCCGGTGAGCAACGTCCTCTCCGACATCGCCGCACTCTACGCCTCGATGTCACCGACCAACCGCGACGAGATGACGTCGCTGAACCTGCGCGGGATGTTGCTGACCGCGCGGCTGCCACAGCTGGTGCTGTTCAGCGAGCGGCTCTCCGACGTACCCACCAGTCGCGTCGGGCGATCGATGTTCGCCTCCGTCCTGCGCGTCACGCCGTCGACGCTCTGGTTCACGGCGCCTGCCGATCCGTCGGCTCCCGGGCAGCTGACGCTGGGATCGAGTGGCTTCCTCTCACGGGCGTTCAAGCAGACGGCGGACGGGCAATCGGCTTCCGCCGAGGCCGTGCTGCCGGTCGGCGGGAGCTTCCTCTTTCCGCTGGAGCTGTACGCCGACGTGCCGGGGATGGTAACGAATGCGCTCAACTCCGTCGGCAACGTGCGGCAGACGCTGAACAACCAGATGGCGGCGCTGGCCGGCTTCCCGACGGTCACGCTCGAGGTGCAGGGGACGACCGGCGCCGGGTGGGCGGCAGACGACAGCCCGCTCGTGATCCGCGACACGACCGCCAAGATCCGCGCGGTCTGCACCAACTGCACCAGCGCCATTCCGCAGTACAGCGAGCCGACGCAGCAGACGGTGGCGACGTCGCGCGGGCCGTGCACCGGTGGTGCGTTGAGCATCATCGGCGCCGGCTGCGGCGGCAGCGCAATCTTCGACGGCCTAGGTCTCGGCAATTTGTCCGGTGCGGTGCTCTCCACCGTGAACAGCGCCGATCTCGTGGGGCAGCTCCAAAGCGCCTTCCGACCGCTGATTCCACTGAACACGCCGCTCCTCCAGCGCATCCTCAAGATCCAACCCGCCACCCAGACGCTCGCCACTGGCGTGCTGGGCAGCTTCAGCGCGCCGGTGCTCGATCCGCCCGCGAAGGGCTTCGGCATGGAGTGGGATTGGGGCGATGGAACCGCGAAGACGCTCAACCAGAACGTCAGCACGGCGACGCACAGCTACGCCACGTCGGGGATGTACACGGTGACCGTGACGCTCAAGCGATCGAACACGGCGATCCTGCCCGGCCTGACGTTGGCGGTGGCGAAGGCGGTGGTGACGGTCGGCGTACCGGTCTGGAAATTCACCAGCATGACGGTGGCGATCTCGCGGTCAGGCCCCCGGATCAGCCCCTTGAGCGTCTTCCGCGCCGACAGCCAGCATTACACCAGGATGCGCGACGGCCTCAGCGAAGGCGGCATCTACGTGATCGAGCGGGATACCACCCGCGTCTGCACCAGCTGCGGGCAGCAGACGCTGACCCGTGGGCTGTATCTCGTCGAGGGCGTCTCACTCACGCTGAGCGCGCTCAGCGCGCCGCCGGTCGTCGCGGTGTTGAATCAGGTGATCAATTTCAGCCTGCTCCCGGCACCCGGCGTGAAGGGGTGGCCCGTGGCCGGCACGGCCAAACTCCCCGTCCTGCCCTGCACCAGGGACGGCGACCCGGGAGAATTCTGGACGCAAACGGGAGATCTCGTGACCGGCCGCGTCACTGGCAAGACGGTCCATCGCTGCCAGGGCGGCTACGATGACCCGAACGCCCTCCTCCCGATGTACGCCACCCAGATCATGTCGGTGGATGTGACCTTCGCGGGCGACGTCGCCACCGGCACGATCACCGGCAACTACATCGGCGCCACCGACGGGAGCCTCGACCGCGCCCAGCTGGTGGTGACCTTTCAGGCGAGGAGAGTGAGTCAGTAG
- a CDS encoding DNA-binding protein, which translates to MAGIVVRCPHCGGEEFVEGRALLNTAGMTMMGLDWANRSAATLVCAGCGRIEWFLADPEERV; encoded by the coding sequence GTGGCCGGCATCGTCGTCCGTTGCCCCCACTGCGGCGGCGAGGAATTCGTCGAGGGCCGGGCGCTGCTCAACACCGCCGGGATGACCATGATGGGTCTCGACTGGGCCAATCGCTCGGCGGCGACACTCGTCTGCGCCGGCTGCGGCCGGATCGAGTGGTTCCTGGCCGATCCGGAAGAGCGGGTCTAG
- a CDS encoding type II toxin-antitoxin system HicA family toxin has product MKRRDLVRLVTEAGCRLVREGANHSLWINPATDSVSTIPRHREINELLARKILRDLGVPTPD; this is encoded by the coding sequence GTGAAGCGGCGAGATCTTGTGCGGTTGGTGACCGAAGCGGGGTGTCGTCTGGTTCGTGAGGGTGCCAATCATTCGCTGTGGATCAACCCAGCGACGGATAGCGTTTCGACCATTCCACGGCATCGCGAGATCAACGAGTTGTTGGCCCGCAAGATTCTCCGTGACCTTGGGGTGCCGACCCCAGACTAG
- a CDS encoding type II toxin-antitoxin system HicB family antitoxin — translation MLMELTAVYRRVPEGYVAWVREVAGANTQGETLEEARANLHEAVQMVIEANRGRSAEAEAGELLTETLRIAG, via the coding sequence ATGCTCATGGAACTGACGGCCGTGTATCGGCGGGTGCCTGAGGGGTATGTCGCCTGGGTCCGCGAAGTTGCCGGAGCCAACACGCAGGGCGAGACCCTTGAGGAGGCCCGCGCCAATCTGCACGAGGCGGTGCAGATGGTGATCGAGGCCAATCGAGGGCGATCGGCCGAAGCAGAAGCGGGTGAGCTGCTGACGGAGACCCTTCGCATTGCAGGGTGA
- a CDS encoding dihydrofolate reductase family protein, translating to MKTQYFTATSLDGFLATEDDSLEWLFALADIGESSYPAFIAEVGALAMGSATYEWMLRNADAVIKEVGSAWPYTQPAWVFTTRELPRIEGADIRFVQGDVRPVHEAMRAAAGEQNLWIVGGGELAAQFHDAGLLDELIVQVGSATLGKGKPLFPRRVTSPTLELTSVHQMGTGMVELRYAVKR from the coding sequence ATGAAGACTCAATACTTCACCGCCACCTCCCTCGACGGCTTCCTCGCCACCGAGGACGATTCGCTCGAATGGCTCTTTGCGCTCGCCGACATCGGCGAGTCCAGCTACCCGGCGTTCATCGCCGAGGTGGGGGCGCTGGCAATGGGATCGGCGACGTATGAGTGGATGCTGCGCAACGCCGACGCGGTGATCAAGGAGGTCGGCTCGGCGTGGCCGTACACGCAGCCGGCGTGGGTCTTCACGACGCGCGAGTTGCCGCGGATCGAGGGCGCCGACATCCGCTTCGTGCAGGGTGATGTGCGGCCCGTACACGAGGCGATGCGCGCTGCCGCCGGCGAGCAGAATCTCTGGATCGTCGGCGGCGGTGAGTTGGCCGCGCAGTTCCACGACGCCGGGCTGCTCGACGAGCTGATCGTACAGGTCGGGTCGGCGACACTGGGGAAGGGGAAGCCGCTCTTCCCGCGCCGGGTCACCTCTCCGACGCTGGAGCTGACGTCGGTGCACCAGATGGGGACCGGGATGGTCGAGCTCCGATACGCCGTGAAGCGCTGA
- a CDS encoding DUF3293 domain-containing protein, whose translation MTDTTDPRAWYFDVRFRAESPITHWPTEFIIVTGYATTGEVWPEEQNLEADLRLRRELQEMGRWHVRLTGYSPETGHAEPGWAVLLSASEGEALGRRYAQDAIYVVRRDALAVRYCADGREEKVGAWRERVSG comes from the coding sequence GTGACCGACACCACCGACCCTCGCGCCTGGTACTTCGACGTCCGCTTCCGCGCGGAGTCGCCGATCACGCATTGGCCGACGGAGTTCATCATCGTCACCGGCTACGCGACCACCGGCGAGGTGTGGCCGGAGGAGCAGAACCTCGAGGCCGACCTGCGCCTGCGCCGCGAGCTGCAGGAGATGGGGCGATGGCACGTGCGGCTCACGGGCTATTCCCCCGAGACGGGACACGCCGAGCCAGGGTGGGCGGTGCTGTTGAGTGCGTCGGAGGGCGAGGCGCTTGGCCGCCGGTACGCGCAGGATGCGATCTACGTGGTGCGCCGCGATGCGTTGGCGGTGCGTTATTGCGCCGATGGCCGCGAGGAGAAGGTGGGGGCGTGGCGCGAGCGCGTCTCGGGATGA
- a CDS encoding DUF1508 domain-containing protein — protein MSLIPRRTLLSTAAAALGLAALAAPTTAHADVAGFKFEVYKDSRGGFRWRFKAGNGVVICASERPYATRKDCLNSIDLIKQGAARAPIDDLS, from the coding sequence ATGTCCCTGATCCCCCGCCGTACCCTGCTTTCCACCGCCGCTGCCGCCCTCGGCCTGGCCGCCTTGGCGGCGCCGACGACCGCGCACGCCGACGTGGCCGGCTTCAAGTTCGAGGTCTACAAGGACTCGCGCGGCGGCTTCCGCTGGCGCTTCAAGGCCGGCAACGGCGTCGTCATCTGCGCGTCGGAACGACCCTACGCGACCAGAAAAGACTGCCTCAACTCGATCGACCTGATCAAGCAGGGCGCCGCACGGGCACCGATCGACGATCTGTCGTGA
- a CDS encoding DUF4395 family protein, protein MPESLDPQITARLAMQGFGELDDPDWAAVLPWLRVAPGVCALWAVAATGTASPASWAWLGVVAAIGSLSPIHPMDLPYHFLGHRRGAPSIPSYGIPRRFACAVAALWGWATAIALVSGRPTTAAILGAAFVILAAIPALTHFCVPSWFFRLSEYVLALPPIGGGDCPARRPRAL, encoded by the coding sequence GTGCCCGAATCGCTCGACCCCCAAATCACCGCCCGGCTTGCCATGCAGGGCTTCGGCGAGCTCGATGACCCCGACTGGGCCGCAGTGCTCCCGTGGCTCCGGGTCGCCCCCGGCGTCTGCGCACTCTGGGCGGTCGCCGCCACCGGCACCGCCTCCCCCGCCTCCTGGGCTTGGCTCGGCGTGGTCGCCGCCATCGGGAGCCTGTCGCCCATCCACCCGATGGACCTGCCGTACCATTTCCTGGGCCACCGCCGCGGCGCGCCGTCGATCCCGAGCTACGGGATCCCGCGCCGATTCGCCTGCGCCGTCGCCGCCCTTTGGGGCTGGGCCACTGCGATCGCCCTCGTCAGCGGCCGCCCCACCACCGCCGCCATCCTCGGCGCGGCATTCGTGATCCTCGCCGCCATCCCCGCCCTGACCCACTTCTGCGTGCCGTCCTGGTTCTTCCGCCTCAGCGAGTACGTCTTGGCACTGCCACCGATCGGCGGGGGTGACTGCCCCGCCCGACGGCCGCGCGCACTGTAA
- a CDS encoding amino acid permease: MLVGNTIATGILRTPGEVAARLPNPTLYIMVWVIGGVYALFGAMSLAEGGVITRRSGGQYPIVRRALGPYPAFVVGWSDWFSTAASTSLGAIVFAEFLTPLLPPIPGGVTTIAVTLILAFGLLLWNGVKSGDIAQQLLSGAKALAFATLIVAGFVIAVPEVVATAPRTMPTGAGVAAAIVLALQAVIFTYDGWTGPLYFGEETTDIGRTMPRTMIGGVLTVIAIYLCFNLAMLRVVGIDAMAGDPFVAGSAGTILFGTAGDLVIRIVVLIALLGGINSNVLFAARIPLAMSRDGLMPAAIDRVNAGGTPVVAHALSILAAILFIVTGTFNSVLALAAFFFVANYLISFSAIFALRRKEPDTPRPFRTPGYPFTTGLVLIGSAAFLVGAVISDRTNSLWSMALLAVSWPVYRVIVKQRR; the protein is encoded by the coding sequence GTGCTCGTCGGCAACACCATCGCCACCGGCATCCTGCGCACCCCCGGCGAGGTCGCCGCTCGGCTCCCGAATCCCACCCTCTACATCATGGTCTGGGTGATTGGTGGCGTCTACGCGCTGTTCGGCGCGATGTCGCTCGCCGAGGGGGGCGTGATCACCCGGCGCTCGGGCGGGCAGTATCCCATTGTCCGCCGCGCGCTCGGCCCCTACCCCGCCTTCGTCGTCGGCTGGAGCGACTGGTTCTCCACCGCGGCGTCGACCTCGCTCGGTGCAATTGTCTTCGCTGAGTTTCTGACGCCGCTGCTGCCGCCGATTCCGGGCGGCGTGACCACCATCGCCGTCACCCTCATCCTCGCCTTCGGCCTGCTGCTGTGGAACGGCGTGAAGAGTGGGGACATTGCGCAGCAGCTGCTCAGCGGCGCCAAGGCGCTCGCCTTCGCCACGCTGATCGTCGCTGGTTTCGTGATCGCGGTTCCCGAAGTGGTCGCCACCGCACCACGCACGATGCCCACCGGTGCGGGGGTCGCCGCCGCCATCGTGCTCGCCCTGCAGGCGGTGATCTTCACCTACGATGGCTGGACCGGCCCGCTCTACTTCGGCGAAGAGACCACCGACATCGGGCGGACGATGCCGCGGACGATGATCGGCGGGGTGCTCACGGTGATCGCGATCTACCTCTGCTTCAACCTCGCGATGCTGCGCGTGGTTGGCATCGACGCGATGGCCGGTGATCCCTTCGTCGCGGGGTCGGCTGGCACGATTCTCTTCGGGACCGCGGGCGACCTGGTCATCCGCATCGTCGTGCTGATCGCCCTGCTCGGCGGGATCAACTCCAATGTCCTGTTCGCCGCGCGCATTCCGCTGGCGATGAGCCGCGACGGCCTGATGCCGGCCGCGATCGACCGCGTCAACGCCGGCGGCACGCCGGTGGTGGCGCACGCGCTCTCCATCCTCGCCGCGATCCTCTTCATCGTCACCGGCACGTTCAACTCGGTGCTGGCGCTCGCCGCCTTCTTCTTCGTGGCCAACTACCTGATCTCCTTCTCGGCGATCTTCGCGCTCCGCCGGAAGGAACCCGACACGCCGCGCCCCTTCCGCACGCCCGGCTATCCCTTCACCACCGGCCTGGTGCTGATCGGATCGGCGGCATTCCTCGTCGGCGCCGTGATCAGCGACCGCACCAACTCGCTCTGGTCGATGGCGCTGCTGGCGGTGAGTTGGCCGGTGTATCGGGTGATCGTGAAGCAACGCCGATGA
- a CDS encoding NAD(P)-dependent alcohol dehydrogenase: MTNAFAAFSGDTPLAAHTITRRAPGPTDVAIDIVYCGVCHSDLHFVKGDWGPIPYPAIPGHEIVGHVTAVGSDVTGFKVGDTVGVGCMVDSCRTCPSCQEGLENYCTGGGFVGTYMSVDKHTGGPTYGGYTTDITVDQAFVLRVPANLNLAAAAPLLCAGITTYSPLSHWKVGKGSTVGVVGLGGLGHMGVKIAAAMGAKVTVFTTTPSKAADATALGAHRVVISTDAAAMAAEARTFDFILNTVAASHNLDPFVSALKRDGTMVMVGVPATPHASPSVLGLIMGRRSIAGSLIGGIKETQEMLDFCGEHNIVADIELIPMQEINTAYERMLKSDVKYRFVIEMQSIK; encoded by the coding sequence ATGACGAACGCCTTTGCCGCCTTCTCGGGCGACACGCCGCTTGCTGCCCATACCATCACCCGCCGCGCGCCCGGTCCAACCGATGTCGCGATCGACATCGTCTACTGTGGCGTCTGTCACTCGGACCTGCACTTCGTGAAGGGCGACTGGGGCCCGATCCCGTACCCGGCGATCCCGGGCCACGAAATCGTCGGCCATGTGACGGCGGTGGGCAGCGATGTGACGGGCTTCAAGGTCGGGGACACCGTCGGGGTCGGCTGCATGGTCGATTCCTGCCGTACCTGCCCGTCGTGCCAGGAAGGGCTTGAGAACTACTGCACCGGCGGCGGCTTCGTCGGCACCTACATGAGCGTGGACAAGCACACCGGCGGGCCGACCTACGGCGGCTACACCACCGACATCACCGTCGACCAGGCCTTCGTGCTGCGGGTCCCCGCGAACCTGAACCTCGCCGCGGCCGCCCCGCTGCTCTGCGCCGGCATCACCACGTACTCGCCGCTGAGCCACTGGAAGGTCGGCAAGGGAAGCACCGTCGGCGTCGTCGGACTCGGTGGCCTCGGTCACATGGGCGTCAAGATTGCCGCCGCGATGGGTGCCAAGGTGACGGTGTTCACCACCACGCCGAGCAAGGCGGCCGATGCGACGGCGCTCGGCGCGCACCGCGTGGTGATCAGCACGGATGCGGCGGCGATGGCCGCCGAGGCCAGGACGTTCGACTTCATCCTCAACACCGTCGCCGCCTCGCACAACCTCGATCCCTTCGTCAGTGCCCTGAAGCGCGACGGCACGATGGTGATGGTCGGCGTGCCCGCGACGCCGCATGCCTCGCCGAGCGTCCTGGGGTTGATCATGGGCCGCCGCAGCATCGCCGGCTCGCTCATCGGTGGCATCAAGGAGACGCAGGAGATGCTCGACTTCTGCGGTGAGCACAACATCGTCGCCGACATCGAGCTGATCCCGATGCAGGAGATCAACACCGCGTATGAGCGGATGTTGAAGAGTGATGTGAAGTACAGGTTTGTGATTGAGATGCAGTCGATCAAGTAG
- a CDS encoding PQQ-dependent sugar dehydrogenase: MSVRIASLSLAALLGAACLGAQTPSIKSPKPDNTTGVLRAERVATGLENPWGLAFLPDGQMIVTERAGRLRYVAKDGTLSAPVTGTPTVLFQGQGGLLDVAVDPKFAQNKTIYLSFSEPGEGGTAGTAVARGRLNGGALTEVEVIYRQSPKVRSGNHYGSRIAFGKDGTLFVTAGDRFNQRPLVQDLSTGIGKIVRINPDGTIPKDNPFVGKAGTNEAIWSYGHRNLQGAVVDASGKLWTLEHGARGGDELNHPEAGKNYGWPVITYGVDYSGVKIGEGTEKAGMEQPVYYWDPVIAPSAIIVYTGDKIPGWKGNFVIGGMGGVNGLVRLVMQNGVVVKEERHLGELGLRIRDVQQGPDGFVYITTEKTSKDEQGQIFRVRPATR; the protein is encoded by the coding sequence ATGTCCGTCCGCATCGCCTCGCTCTCGCTCGCCGCCCTCCTGGGCGCCGCCTGCCTCGGCGCCCAGACGCCGTCGATCAAGTCGCCCAAGCCGGACAACACCACCGGCGTGCTCCGCGCCGAGCGGGTGGCGACCGGGCTCGAGAACCCGTGGGGCCTCGCCTTCCTGCCGGATGGCCAGATGATCGTGACCGAACGGGCCGGCCGGCTGCGCTACGTCGCCAAGGACGGCACCCTCTCGGCGCCGGTCACCGGCACGCCGACGGTCCTCTTTCAGGGCCAGGGCGGCCTCCTCGACGTCGCCGTCGACCCGAAGTTCGCCCAGAACAAGACCATCTACCTGAGCTTCTCGGAGCCGGGCGAGGGTGGGACGGCCGGAACGGCGGTCGCGCGCGGCCGCCTCAACGGCGGCGCCCTGACCGAGGTCGAGGTCATCTACCGCCAGAGCCCCAAGGTCCGGAGCGGGAACCACTACGGCTCGCGGATCGCCTTCGGCAAGGACGGCACCCTCTTCGTCACCGCCGGTGACCGCTTCAATCAGCGGCCGCTGGTGCAGGACCTCTCGACCGGCATCGGCAAGATCGTGCGCATCAATCCCGACGGCACCATCCCGAAGGACAATCCCTTCGTCGGGAAGGCCGGGACCAACGAGGCGATCTGGAGCTACGGTCACCGCAACCTGCAGGGCGCCGTCGTCGACGCGTCGGGGAAGCTCTGGACCCTTGAGCATGGCGCCAGGGGTGGCGATGAACTGAACCACCCCGAGGCCGGGAAGAACTACGGCTGGCCGGTCATCACCTACGGCGTCGACTACAGCGGCGTGAAGATCGGTGAGGGGACGGAGAAGGCCGGCATGGAGCAGCCCGTCTACTACTGGGACCCCGTCATCGCGCCGTCGGCGATCATCGTCTACACCGGCGACAAGATCCCGGGCTGGAAGGGCAACTTCGTCATCGGCGGCATGGGCGGGGTGAACGGGCTCGTGCGGCTCGTGATGCAGAATGGCGTCGTCGTCAAGGAAGAGCGTCACCTCGGTGAGCTCGGCCTCCGCATCCGCGACGTGCAGCAGGGTCCCGACGGCTTCGTGTACATCACCACCGAGAAGACCAGCAAGGACGAACAGGGGCAGATCTTCCGCGTCCGCCCCGCGACCCGATAA